Below is a window of Calditrichota bacterium DNA.
TCAACTTCCGCCTCAAGGAGACCGTGCTCGACCTGGGCGAGGCCGTGACTGTGGTTGCAGAGCGCCCCTTGGTGCGCAAGGACCTGACCTCAACCGAGGCGGTGGTTAACTCCCAAACCATTCAGCGCCTCCCAGTTGACCGCTTTCACGATGTGGTTAACCTTCAGGCGGGTGTGGTGGAAGGCCATTTCCGCGGCGGTCGCCAGGGCGAAGTGATGTACATGATCGACGGCATCCCGGTGAACGACATCTACTCAGGCCAACCGGCGTTTGAGGTGGAGAACAACGCCATCGCCGAGCTGCAGGTCATCAGTGGCACCTTCAATGCTGAGCACGGCCAGGCGATGTCCGGCGTGGTGAACATCGTCACCCGTGAGGGCGGCGAGCGTTACGCCGGCAGCCTCTCTGCCTACTTGGGAGACTATCTCTCCTGGGGAAAGCAGCAGAAGGA
It encodes the following:
- a CDS encoding carboxypeptidase-like regulatory domain-containing protein, yielding MSRRCAAILLLVSASLVLLSGGGTVEAGTTGKIAGRVVDADTNQPLPGVNVVIEGTMMGAATDANGYYFVINVPPGVYTVKASMIGYQEVRYENVRVSIDMTTPLNFRLKETVLDLGEAVTVVAERPLVRKDLTSTEAVVNSQTIQRLPVDRFHDVVNLQAGVVEGHFRGGRQGEVMYMIDGIPVNDIYSGQPAFEVENNAIAELQVISGTFNAEHGQAMSGVVNIVTREGGERYAGSLSAYLGDYLSWGKQQK